The segment AAAAGGAAGTCGTCACCAGTCTGCGAGAGCAGGAAGACTTAAGCCAGAATCTGAATAATGAATTTGCCGGCAAGCGGACTCTGGGTGAACAGGTTTCAGATCATATTGCGGAAGTCGGTGGAAGTTGGAGCTTTATCCTCACCTTCGGAGTGTTATTGGTCTGTTGGATCGCTGTGAATTCCGCTTGGATTATTGCCAACCCATTTGATCCTTATCCCTTTATTCTGTTGAACCTCGCCCTCTCCTGTCTGGCTGCAATACAGGCCCCGGTGATTATGATGAGTCAGAAACGACAGGAAAATAAAGACCGTCTCCAGGCCGAACACGACTACCGGATTAACCTGAAGACCGAACTGGAGGTCCGGCATATACACGCTAAACTGGATCTCTTGCTGACTCATCAGTGGGAGCGACTTCTGACGATTCA is part of the Polystyrenella longa genome and harbors:
- a CDS encoding DUF1003 domain-containing protein encodes the protein MSNHHAGKHVECQVCHHSFPLNHTMPLGLVRPVVLEEMELDHSGVNQEGYICLRDLNEYRSRYMQHALEAEKGELNDLEKEVVTSLREQEDLSQNLNNEFAGKRTLGEQVSDHIAEVGGSWSFILTFGVLLVCWIAVNSAWIIANPFDPYPFILLNLALSCLAAIQAPVIMMSQKRQENKDRLQAEHDYRINLKTELEVRHIHAKLDLLLTHQWERLLTIQQLQTDLIKEIADKKQS